GCACGGAGCCGGCGGCCATCACCAACTCCGCCAGCGCCCGGCATGGACATAGCGCCACACGTCATCCATCGCCGGTGACGAGGAAGACAATGGGCGGCAGCAATGAGGAGGCTGGGATCCGGGCCAGGAATGCGTCGCGTGGCACGCCACCGACGCTGAAAAGTGCCCGCAGGAGGGAGAGCCGCCCTCGATAACAGCAACGGCACGAGGCAGGCTAAACAGCCTGCCTGTGGAAATTCTTGGCTGGGGAAACTGGCGGAGGGGATGGGACGGCACGAAAGCCGGACAGAAGCCCATGAATTCCTTTGGTTTCAGTAGTTTCAAAGGCTCCATGTGTGGGATATGCTGTGGGGGATTCTGTGGGGGAATGCCTGATTGCCACTCGATAAGCGTAATCTGGAGCTGCGCCATTCAACATGGTGGTGTGTGCGCGACGTACCCCCTTCCCTTCGAGAGTTCTTGGGTAAACGGAGGTTGGCTCAGACGCTTGTGACGCACTCGCTCAAAGAGGCGAGGAGCCGCCGCGAGTTCGTGCTGGCCCACTGGGAACTAGTTTTTGAGGCCGCAAGACGTGGCCAGCAGCTGCCATGGCAAGTGCAACAAGCAGATCTGAGGGGGGGTAGATCGCACATCGCAGCGGCAATGAGCTATCGCGAGTTGATCTCCCAGGCTCAGCAGGAGGACGAGGAGAACAACCGGAACGCGATCTCCGAACGGGACAGGTCCGACCGGGCAAGCGTGCTGGAGTCGTTAGCCGAACAAGAGGCGGAGCAGCTACCGCACGGAAAGGGTGAAGAGTTCCTTGCCGTCGTGCACGGCGGTGGTCTTCCGTTGGGGCATTTTGTCGAGCAGTGGCTAGGCCAAGGAACCTACACAGCCAGAACGGAGGCGGAACATCGCCTCGCTTTGACCAAGCTTCAAGACTGGCTGGCATCGATAAACCAAGCGGTTCTCGTCCAAGCAGTGACTCGGAGGGTAGCTGGGGAGTTTGTAGCCTCGCTTCAGGAAATGGGATCTCTCGCCCGGAAGACAATCAATAAGCATGTCTCATCCCTCTCCTCTTACTGGCGCTGGATGGTCAGCAGAGGCCACGCGGAGGCGAACCCTTGGTCCGGCCAGGGTCTCAGCACAATGCCCGAGCATCGCCGGGGTCAGCATGAACAAAAGGAACGGCCCTTCACCGATGACGAGCTGAAGACCCTGCTTTCTGGCCCGGTGAGACGCGATGTAGCCGACATGATGCTGCTGGCAGCCCTCACTGGTGCCCGACGGGAAGAGCTTGCCCAGCTGAAGGTTGGGGATCTGAGGGAGGGAGCATTCTTCATCAGAGGCTCCAAAACCGCCGCCGGCGTGAGAGCCATCCCCATTCATCCCGCCCTTCAGGAGTTGGTCACAAGGCGAACCGCCGGTAAAATGCCCAACGAGTTCCTGCTGGACGAGCTGAAAGAATCGGGCGATGACGGCGCCCGCTCGAACGGCGTAGGTAAAGCTTTCGAGTACTACAGGCGTCGCGTGAAAGTGGACGAATCTAGGCCAGGTAAGCGTCGGTCTCTGGTCAATTTTCATAGCTTTCGGCGCTGGTTCATCACGCGAGCAGAACGTGCTGGACAGCCGCCGCACATCATTGCTGCGGTAGTGGGCCATGCGCGACAAGGAATGACATTGGGCACCTACTCCGCAGGACCGTCGGGAGAACAGTACCGGGTGTGTGTGGAGGCCGTAAAACTGCCGGCTGGCCTGACCCTCCCGCCACCCGAGGCATAGGAGGTGGGAGAGCCAGAAGCACGTCGTAGTTCAGCTTAAGGTTCTTTGCAAATGAACAGCCAGCCAGCAGCCGACTTCCAAGTTTCTACAAGACCTTGGTCAGCGAGGCGGCGAGCAGCGCGATTTACATCCCAAATCAGTTCATCGATGGTTGCCGCGATCGTCTCGGCAGTGCGGGGTTCAGCCGGATCCATTGCGGCAAGAACACGCGGCTCAAGACTTGGGTCATAGCCCGGCTCAATGTTTCCTTGGGTGAACCGTTCGCACCATACGATCCGGCCCCTCCAGACAATGAAATGGCTTCCACAGCCGCCTTCACGCCAGACCGACGGGATGAGTGTTGCTCCCTCGCCGCGCATGTCGATGCGCCAAGCTTTGCCGGCTCGTCGATCGAGGTTCACTACCAGCGTCTCCCCGCACCCATCAGGGCACGCAATGACAAGGGAACGCTGCCGGCCGCGCACAACCAGCACGGCATCGCCGGCTGCGCCTAGCCGAGCTTCCGCCTCATCCCGGTATTCCGCTTCGCCGAGCAACCGCAATGTTCGTGCTGGATGACTCATGCTGCGTTCCCCCATGGCCTGGAGCGGACTGGAAGCGGCCAGCTCGCACCGCGCGCGAGAGCACCGCTTGTCGAGCAGGCGACGCAGTTGCAGGATTTTGTCGCAGCCATCTCCCGCACCTGCCCACGGATGCCGTCATAACGCTGATAACGTGGACTGGCCGGTACAGGCGTGACCGCGCCTAGCAGCATGGTGACGGCAAGCGACGCCACCGTTGAGTTGATCGAGATCACCGCAGGCTGGGGCTCACGCTCGCCTTGCACGTAGCGATCCGCCGCTCGTTGCTCAGGGGTCATGAGCTCTCGACGGATGAGCTCTCCATCAAGCGCGCGGGTGCAAGTCAGACATGGAAGGCCAGGGGAGAGCATTTGCACACGGCCGGTAATGTGTGTGACGACGCTGTCCCGCACTGTGATGCTTACTCCCATATCGATCACCGGCACGAGGTGCTGATAAGCAGCCTGGTTCACCACCGCCCGGCTCGCGTGAGAATCGGTGCACAAGAGGATGAAGTCGAGCGAGGCCAATCTGGTGGCTACCTGCTCATCGACAACATCCGCACGGAGCGTGTGCACTTCGACTGCGGGATTTACTGCCCGCATCATCCTGGCTGCAATATCGACTTTGGCTTCTCCAACATCCGGTGGGGTGGAGCCGACCAGTCGGTTCAGATTAGTGGCCTCCACGATGTCAGGGTCAATCACGGTCACCCTGGCGGCCCCCAGGTGCGCGAGTTGCTGACATACCAACGATCCGGTCCCACCGGCGCCAATGACGCCAAAATGCAGTCGACGAAGCAGACGCTGACCCGAGTCGCCGAAGGCCCGCACCTGCCGGTCATCCCGCTCCTCCGTGGCAGCAAAAGGAGGCTGCGAATGCAGCACCAAGCGCTCCCCAGCTTCCCACACTGGTACCTCGGTGCCATCATCGAGGCGTCTGGCCCGGCAGCCTCCTGGCCCGATTACCATCGCCAAGTGCGCAAGTTGTGCGCCGCGCTGGGCTAGGTACAGCCCGAACTGCGCTTCCCCGCGGTCATCAACCTTTGAGAACGTCGGGTATCCGCGGCTACCTGGATGCGTATGTATCATGACCGCAGCCATGCCTGTCGCTCGGCTGCGATTTGCCACCTCCATCATGAAGTGGGCTCCAAGTGTAGCCGCGGCAGCATCGCGCCGCTCGTAGGCCGAATCCGGCACCGGATTCGCCTCAGCGACCACCCAGGCATCGGCCGCTGGATTGTAGTGGGCATACGCGACCGCACAGCTCTCTGCCCCATTTGCCTGCAGCAGCACATCAGCAAGCTCGCGATACTGGGGCGCCGCGAAACGAATGCCGCTCATTGAGGCCGCCTCAGCCGTTCGGCCACAACGTTCATCCAGGTGGAAAGCGTATCGCGGTTGGCATCCCAAGGGCCGGTCAAATGCCACGAGAACCACAAGCCACTTTCCGTGGTTTCGGGAATCTGCATCTCTTGAGTGTTCTGTGGCAGGCCCCCGTTCGACAATCGCAGGCCTGTATCAGCCCAAAAACAATCGACTGGTGCGTAAGGGTACCCCGGCGGGATTAGGAAGCGGATGTTGGTCGACAACGTCGACCAACCTTCCGGCAACCGGACGTCCGGCACGCTGACAAGCGAGGTGCTGCTTGGCAGGTGCTGGACATGGACGCCACCGAAGCGTTCCTGCAGCTGTTCCAGCTGCATGGCGATGATCCCCGACATCAGCCGAAGTTCGCCTTCGGCACAGATGAGAAGCGGAGGATGCCATGCGCTGCACCGAGGCTGACACTCTCGTCGTCACCGATTGCCCGGTCAGGCTCATCCCCGCGGCCCTCGAGGGTCAAATCATGCGTGGCATCCCAGTTTGGCACCATCGCCTTGATCTCGGCGCCCGTCAGCGTCTTCTGGTCCGTCTCGTAGCGCGCGCCGTTAACAAAGAAGTGATAAACTGGCTTATGCGGGGCCGTGATGAACTTCTCAACGCCGGGCTGGGTTAGATCGACCTCACTTCCCGGAACGATCAGCCGATCGGTTCCGCCGCGCACATCGAGGAAGACCGCCTCGTCGGAACTGGCCTGCGCCAGTGAGCGAAGAGCCGCCTCGGGAATGGTGGGCATGCCCCAGACGATGCGGCTGTCGTTCACCTTAACCCGATAAAGGGGGTCGCCGCTGAAGGCGACAAATCGGTAGGCGGCCCGACCACGCAGATCGACCGCCTCGTCAGGGCGAACGTCCTCGAAGTCTCCTTCCTCAGTGATTACAAAGAGTGCGTGATCCTCGGCTTGCTGCAGATGGGCGGCCTTCAGGATTTGGCGCCCGAGCGGGACCGGATCGTCCAGCAGGAGCGGATGGAAGTCGATGCCGTTTAGCGCAAAAGAAACGCGGTAGCGTCCAGGGCGAAGCTGGCGGTCCTCGCGCACAGCAGCAAGCACATCGTCAATGCCGGCAAGATGATCGTTAGTATCCACTCTGATGTTCCTCTTCGATGGGCCGCGGTAGCGGCGTTCGAAGGGTTAATCGCTCCGGCGGGGAGTGGCCGGTAATCTCATTCAGAGATTTTTTTTGAGTGAGCCGGCGGCAAGCGGACCACATATAAAGAAGGTAGGGCAGCTGGGACATGTACGGTCCGATTGCTCCGGTCGGAACTGCCCGGACCCAATCGCGGCAAGCGTTGCCTTAAGTTTTTCGTGCCGGCTTTCGAGCTTCCGCCTGTCGAAGCTAACCTCCACTACAGGCGAGTGGTCGGAGAGATGTAGGATTTCGACTTTACACCCGGGTAAAATTTTCGACACTGCCATTTGGAACGCAGCATCGGCGAGTTCTTTACCCGCTTCCGACTTCCCATGGCCTGTCCGGATGATCCTTGCGACGTGCCCGCCAGGAGTAGCAAGGACATCATCTGCCTTTGCCGTAAGCACATCATCGCCAATTACCAGCTGAAAGGACCCTGTTTCCACCCGCTGGCCGCTGCCCCGTACGTTCGTGAACCGACGGACCAGCAGCAGAGCGACTTCCCGGTGAAGTCGATACTCCGGGCCTGCCAGCGGATCTACAGCCCATCTCTGCGCCAGCAACGCTTCCGCTCGCTCCGTTAAGTCGCCGGCAGGCTCCAGGCTAACGACATCCTCGACCACCTGGCGAACCAGATCGTGTACCCGCGACAACGTTGTCGGACTGCGGCGGCCGCCAACACCAAGGATGTGAGTGTAAAGAAAGCGGCGCGGACAGCGTGTGTAGAGGTCGAGCTGAGCGGTCGTTACGACGACTGGGGGTCCGATCTGGATCGGCAGTGCTCCGCCTTCAGGATCAGGGTAGAGGTTAGGGTTCGATCGAGCCGAGCGTGAATGTATGCGTCCCAGCCCGGCGATGAACTTGGATGGGCTGCGCGTTTTGCCCCCAGCGTCGTACGAGGCAGAATACAGTAGCAGCCGGTCGCGAGCGCGTGATGCCGCGACGTAGAACAGACACTCTTGTTCTGCGGCGTGGTCGGTTGCAGCTATCGCAACGGTCCCGCCCTGCCCGCCTTCGATCATGCCATCCGGGACAGGACATGCAGGCCGACGAGCGGCACTTGGCATCCCGTTCTTGTTGAGGCCCATGACATGGACAACAGGGAACTCGAGACCTTTACTCCCATGAATTGTCATAAGTCTTACAGCGTCGATTCCCTGAGCTGCGAGCGGCAGCTGCCTGAGATCACGATCATCTGCGAGTTGGACGAGGCGCCGGATGCGATCAAGCAGGCCTTGCACCGGCACGCCGGGTCCATGACGGTCCGTCCGGAGGAAGCTCATCAGCTGCCAAACGGCCACCCCCATCGCACGCTTAGCGGCATCGTCAGGCGCTGACAGCAAGGCGGCCACCCTGGTACGGTCGAGCAGAACTTTGGCCAGCACAAGCCACGGTCGATCCTTCGTGCCGAAGCCTTCGACGATCTCGCCGAGCCGGCGCAACGCCGCACGATCTTCGAAGCCGAGCTCCGAAATGGTTTCCGCAAAACCCTTCCAAGTCAGCGGGGCGGCGTCGGCTCGTCTTAAAGCGTCAATCACAGCAGCCGCGCCCGCCAAGCTAAGGCCGACGTGAAGACCATCCAACACCGGCTTACGCACCAGCGCCATGGCCCGCTTGTCAACGAGAAGCGAAACTAAAGAAAGTAGATCCTTTACCTCCGGCCGCTCGAACAGATTACCGAGGTAGAGGACGGGAATGTTGCGCCGCTCCAACTCGCGGCCGAGCCGAGCAAGACGCTCATTGCCCGGACACAGAACTGCCTGACTACGAAAACCAACAGCCGGTGCGAGAGCCAAAATTTCATCGGCAAGCGCGCCTGCCTCGTCATCATTATTGCCGAAGGTAACATGCTCCGGTGGGACACCGCTCGACCTGCGATGCGCGCACAAGGTGGCTTCACCCGTTCCAACTGCCATGCCGGCGCCGAAGGTGGAGAATGCAGTGACAATTTCGGGCGTGGATCGGTAGTTGATCCGTAGTCGGCCAGATGAGGCGCCAGGAAAGTCGTCCGAGGCAAATCTCGCCATGTTGTACGATGAAGCACCACGAAAGCGATAGATTGCCTGCCTGCCATCTCCGACTGCCCAAAGGCCGCGCCCGCCTTCAGTGAGGTGCTGCAGCAAGCGGACACTACTGCGATTGACATCCTGGTACTCGTCGACGAGCACATTCGTGTAGGCACCGCGTATGCGGTCGGCAACGCTTGGCATCTCGTCAAGAAGTGTGACTGGAAGGGAGACGAGGTCGCCGAAGTCCACAGTGCCGGCGGCCTTCTTTAACTCCTCGTAGCGTCGGTAGACAGTAGCGACTTCCCTGCAGCGCTCGGCAGCCTCTATCGCACCTGGATCGACCGCCGCGGCCCGCATGGTCAGGGCCAGAGCCTCGAAGCGGTCGACATCTGCGACCTCGTCCTTGGCTCGCGACACGGCTGCCAACATGTCGCGTAGCGGGCGGGAAGGATCCCAGAGCTCTTGATAATGGTTGAGCTCCAATGAAAGGTACTCGGCCTCGAGCAGCGCAACCGCTTCGGTACGGTCCATCAGCCGCGGCTCACAGGCAAATCCCAGCTCACGGTGAAAGCGACGGACCAAGTCGAGGCCAAATGCGTGGAACGTACCCACCCACATCGCTGGGGCAGCATCAGGCTTTACTGTCGCGATGCGATCA
This genomic window from Roseomonas marmotae contains:
- a CDS encoding tyrosine-type recombinase/integrase, with translation MSYRELISQAQQEDEENNRNAISERDRSDRASVLESLAEQEAEQLPHGKGEEFLAVVHGGGLPLGHFVEQWLGQGTYTARTEAEHRLALTKLQDWLASINQAVLVQAVTRRVAGEFVASLQEMGSLARKTINKHVSSLSSYWRWMVSRGHAEANPWSGQGLSTMPEHRRGQHEQKERPFTDDELKTLLSGPVRRDVADMMLLAALTGARREELAQLKVGDLREGAFFIRGSKTAAGVRAIPIHPALQELVTRRTAGKMPNEFLLDELKESGDDGARSNGVGKAFEYYRRRVKVDESRPGKRRSLVNFHSFRRWFITRAERAGQPPHIIAAVVGHARQGMTLGTYSAGPSGEQYRVCVEAVKLPAGLTLPPPEA
- a CDS encoding DUF6527 family protein, which encodes MSHPARTLRLLGEAEYRDEAEARLGAAGDAVLVVRGRQRSLVIACPDGCGETLVVNLDRRAGKAWRIDMRGEGATLIPSVWREGGCGSHFIVWRGRIVWCERFTQGNIEPGYDPSLEPRVLAAMDPAEPRTAETIAATIDELIWDVNRAARRLADQGLVETWKSAAGWLFICKEP
- a CDS encoding HesA/MoeB/ThiF family protein — protein: MSGIRFAAPQYRELADVLLQANGAESCAVAYAHYNPAADAWVVAEANPVPDSAYERRDAAAATLGAHFMMEVANRSRATGMAAVMIHTHPGSRGYPTFSKVDDRGEAQFGLYLAQRGAQLAHLAMVIGPGGCRARRLDDGTEVPVWEAGERLVLHSQPPFAATEERDDRQVRAFGDSGQRLLRRLHFGVIGAGGTGSLVCQQLAHLGAARVTVIDPDIVEATNLNRLVGSTPPDVGEAKVDIAARMMRAVNPAVEVHTLRADVVDEQVATRLASLDFILLCTDSHASRAVVNQAAYQHLVPVIDMGVSITVRDSVVTHITGRVQMLSPGLPCLTCTRALDGELIRRELMTPEQRAADRYVQGEREPQPAVISINSTVASLAVTMLLGAVTPVPASPRYQRYDGIRGQVREMAATKSCNCVACSTSGALARGASWPLPVRSRPWGNAA
- a CDS encoding E2/UBC family protein, whose product is MSGIIAMQLEQLQERFGGVHVQHLPSSTSLVSVPDVRLPEGWSTLSTNIRFLIPPGYPYAPVDCFWADTGLRLSNGGLPQNTQEMQIPETTESGLWFSWHLTGPWDANRDTLSTWMNVVAERLRRPQ
- a CDS encoding multiubiquitin domain-containing protein, encoding MDTNDHLAGIDDVLAAVREDRQLRPGRYRVSFALNGIDFHPLLLDDPVPLGRQILKAAHLQQAEDHALFVITEEGDFEDVRPDEAVDLRGRAAYRFVAFSGDPLYRVKVNDSRIVWGMPTIPEAALRSLAQASSDEAVFLDVRGGTDRLIVPGSEVDLTQPGVEKFITAPHKPVYHFFVNGARYETDQKTLTGAEIKAMVPNWDATHDLTLEGRGDEPDRAIGDDESVSLGAAHGILRFSSVPKANFG
- a CDS encoding UvrD-helicase domain-containing protein, encoding MDAVELARQRAAQLHEAVVPGCTDPWNVYALAVAAAARHGIDVEPVQAGGAILSGGKAHFDPVERAIRHEDSGSAFDQAFLVGHEIGHALLGDDQISHVTHEVDPARSAEAAPVGEDRVVDYSRRQRREIQMDLFGRELLLPRSRARDLHLEGMTATQIAERLGAPFDVVAQQLLDALLLPAIDPAQASPPSSPPKPLNDEQRAAAGHRGAPYLLEAGPGTGKTQTLIGRVASLVDEGVDPRTILVLTFSNKAAGELSDRIATVKPDAAPAMWVGTFHAFGLDLVRRFHRELGFACEPRLMDRTEAVALLEAEYLSLELNHYQELWDPSRPLRDMLAAVSRAKDEVADVDRFEALALTMRAAAVDPGAIEAAERCREVATVYRRYEELKKAAGTVDFGDLVSLPVTLLDEMPSVADRIRGAYTNVLVDEYQDVNRSSVRLLQHLTEGGRGLWAVGDGRQAIYRFRGASSYNMARFASDDFPGASSGRLRINYRSTPEIVTAFSTFGAGMAVGTGEATLCAHRRSSGVPPEHVTFGNNDDEAGALADEILALAPAVGFRSQAVLCPGNERLARLGRELERRNIPVLYLGNLFERPEVKDLLSLVSLLVDKRAMALVRKPVLDGLHVGLSLAGAAAVIDALRRADAAPLTWKGFAETISELGFEDRAALRRLGEIVEGFGTKDRPWLVLAKVLLDRTRVAALLSAPDDAAKRAMGVAVWQLMSFLRTDRHGPGVPVQGLLDRIRRLVQLADDRDLRQLPLAAQGIDAVRLMTIHGSKGLEFPVVHVMGLNKNGMPSAARRPACPVPDGMIEGGQGGTVAIAATDHAAEQECLFYVAASRARDRLLLYSASYDAGGKTRSPSKFIAGLGRIHSRSARSNPNLYPDPEGGALPIQIGPPVVVTTAQLDLYTRCPRRFLYTHILGVGGRRSPTTLSRVHDLVRQVVEDVVSLEPAGDLTERAEALLAQRWAVDPLAGPEYRLHREVALLLVRRFTNVRGSGQRVETGSFQLVIGDDVLTAKADDVLATPGGHVARIIRTGHGKSEAGKELADAAFQMAVSKILPGCKVEILHLSDHSPVVEVSFDRRKLESRHEKLKATLAAIGSGQFRPEQSDRTCPSCPTFFICGPLAAGSLKKNL